A window from Podospora bellae-mahoneyi strain CBS 112042 chromosome 1 map unlocalized CBS112042p_1, whole genome shotgun sequence encodes these proteins:
- a CDS encoding uncharacterized protein (EggNog:ENOG503P0YX), translated as MAQPMGLTLDDIVFDEATPEQQRIALELRAEAYPYPHEFIERERHLTQHELTRSDCRQWVLYLKGYPRQIIASCEAIRQKILVSDGTARESYGYTIRHVFTTPVWRRLGMAAYLLRYVKERMDEDSECSVFFSDSGREYYTGLGWLAYQGKQANLILLSLPQSPPLTPIDSPPQSPGEGPRPRAPSFSYRPTGCADAVTVDLLRLEDLPLLCKRDNYQLSARFRDMPSGKKTHVAFAPTYARLEWQLARAEFDAVKMTGKTITYKGAKTGNSRSWLYWAHDIPAKKLRILRIVHGVECQTKAQKVADTQVLLEAALAEAKEWGLPRVVLWNPDEDVITGCKAVGNRNTASVKVVFYQQMGGCVPSLRWKPSEPGVPVRVIEWEDNYAYCLP; from the coding sequence ATGGCCCAACCAATGGGCTTGACGCTCGATGATATTGTCTTCGACGAAGCCACGCCGGAGCAGCAGCGCATTGCTCTTGAACTAAGAGCTGAAGCCTACCCTTATCCTCACGAATTCATCGAGCGCGAGCGTCACCTCACACAACATGAGCTTACTCGCTCTGACTGTCGACAGTGGGTCCTCTATCTCAAGGGATACCCAAGACAGATCATCGCGAGCTGTGAAGCTATACGCCAAAAGATCCTCGTCTCCGATGGAACTGCTAGGGAGTCATATGGTTACACCATCCGACACGTCTTCACAACACCGGTTTGGCGTCGATTAGGCATGGCTGCGTATCTGCTCCGCTATGTGAAGGAGCGGATGGACGAAGACAGTGAATGCAGCGTGTTCTTCAGCGACAGCGGAAGGGAATATTATACCGGTCTTGGATGGTTGGCATACCAGGGAAAGCAAGCTAACCTCATCCTGCTTTCCCTGCCGCAATCGCCCCCCCTCACGCCTATCgactcaccaccacagagCCCAGGAGAGGGACCACGGCCCCGAGCCCCATCGTTCTCATATCGGCCTACAGGGTGCGCTGATGCTGTCACGGTAGACCTTCTTCGGCTCGAGGATCTCCCTTTGCTTTGCAAGCGAGACAACTACCAGCTCAGCGCTCGCTTCAGAGACATGCCGTCCGGCAAAAAGACGCATGTAGCCTTTGCCCCAACCTATGCCCGTCTAGAATGGCAGCTTGCCCGCGCTGAATTTGACGCGGTGAAAATGACGGGGAAGACGATCACTTACAAGGGCGCCAAGACGGGCAACTCGAGGAGCTGGTTATACTGGGCGCATGATATCCCAGCCAAGAAACTTCGAATTCTGAGAATTGTGCATGGAGTGGAGTGCCAGACTAAGGCTCAGAAAGTCGCCGATACGCAGGTTCTCCTTGAAGCAGCCCTGGCCGAGGCAAAAGAATGGGGGCTACCCAGAGTCGTGCTTTGGAACCCAGATGAGGACGTGATTACGGGGTGCAAAGCAGTTGGGAACAGGAACACGGCGAGCGTAAAGGTTGTTTTTTATCAGCAAATGGGTGGTTGTGTACCGAGCTTGCGGTGGAAGCCCTCGGAGCCGGGTGTGCCAGTACGAGTGATTGAGTGGGAGGACAATTACGCATATTGCTTGCCTTGA
- a CDS encoding uncharacterized protein (BUSCO:EOG09265BWR; COG:J; EggNog:ENOG503P4QE): MAELNIGATAWRRVEVGRVLKLESGSLAAIVEIIDHKRALVDGPSSNEKLVTPRGEVSFANTLLTPIVIDKLPRGARTGTVKKAWEAAGVDAKWAATNWAKKQEKQEKRQALTDFDRFKVMRLKKQRRFEERKALAKIKSSA; the protein is encoded by the exons ATGGCGGAACTCAACATCGGAGCGACAGCGTGGCGCCGCGTAGAGGTTGGCCGTGTTCTCAAGCTTGAGAGCGGCAGCCTCGCTGCTATCGTCGAGATCATCGACCACAAGCGC GCTTTGGTCGacggcccctcctccaacgagAAGCTCGTCACCCCCCGCGGCGAGGTCTCTTtcgccaacaccctcctaACCCCCATCGTCATCGATAAGCTCCCCCGCGGTGCCCGGACAGGTACCGTCAAGAAGGCCTGGGAGGCTGCCGGCGTTGACGCCAAGTGGGCTGCCACCAACTgggccaagaagcaggagaagcaggagaagcgCCAGGCCCTTACCGACTTTGACCGCTTCAAGGTTATGCGGTTGAAGAAGCAGAGAAGGTTCGAGGAGCGCAAGGCTCTCGCCAAGATCAAGTCCTCGGCTTAA
- a CDS encoding uncharacterized protein (COG:K; COG:L; EggNog:ENOG503NTZ9): MPQMPGAWEDSDSGSDEVATGGYALWQQGARSTHPSSRTLPPPNPSYNRSIPAWNPSALPGFASVSQLASLDRPGLLNNGSYFSDVDYLGGQPSLASTIHRANNIDFQNMTDMDGNPLNPRLANYLDDFVHNPVKTEEEIQQLLSNIRPDMEIPEEERGETPAGMKYPLYPHQQLALKWMAEMETGSNKGGILADDMGLGKTVSTLALMISRPSEDRAVRTNLIIGPVALIKQWENEVKNKLRGTHKMSVYLLHQKKKIPFTELINYDVVLTTYGSIASEWRQYEKHVQQRNAAALYSERDDGELAKKCPLLHPKSTFYRIIIDEAQCIKNKDTQGSKGVHKINATYRWCLTGTPMMNNVSELYPLIRFLRIKPFWEHRHFQTAFKCLGPRNNGNNEYARKQAMDKLRTVLKAIMLRRMKTSQIDGKPILTLPPKTERSEFVEFSVDETQFYKDLEERSQVVFNKYLRAGTVGRNYSNILVLLLRLRQACCHPHLIDFECVGSATTADETMDDLARKLDAAVIQRIKDIESFECPICYDGVEDPVLAIPCGHDTCSECFTSLTDNAARNNVLTGNENASAKCPQCRGPVDASKVIKYTTFRKIHMPETLPKEEVKEEELPEISDWSGSSEDENSDNDSVGSLNDFIVEDDDSDELSEGEAAAQAMKMAEAKAEAKARKEARRAEKKTTKASKKGKEKSKLSKGKSKVEPVNPSQLRTLRLEAGRNKEARRRYMHYLRDNWEDSAKVTQVIELLKTIQETNEKTIIFSQWTSLLDLIECQIKYSLKLRHCRYTGDMSRTHRDEAVQDFVENPENKVMLVSLRAGNAGLNLTCASRVIICDPFWNPFIEMQAVDRAHRIGQQKEVQVHRILVKETVEDRIMDLQEKKRELVESALDEDKSKQLGRLGVQELAYIFNGGARPPQ, translated from the exons ATGCCTCAAATGCCGGGGGCCTGGGAAGATTCTGATAGTGGCAGCGACGAGGTAGCTACCGGCGGCTATGCTTTGTGGCAACAAGGGGCTCGCTCGACTCATCCCTCTAGCCGTACTCTTCCCCCACCGAACCCCTCCTACAACCGATCCATTCCAGCCTGGAACCCATCCGCGTTACCAGGCTTTGCAAGCGTTAGCCAACTGGCCAGCCTCGATCGACCAGGTCTACTGAACAACGGCAGCTACTTCTCCGACGTGGATTACCTGGGAGGGCAACCCAGTCTTGCTTCAACGATTCATCGTGCAAACAACATTGACTTCCAGAACATGACCGATATGGACGGGAACCCCCTGAATCCGCGGTTAGCGAACTATCTGGATGACTTTGTGCACAATCCTGTCAAAACAGAGGAGGAAATTCAACAACTTCTTTCGAATATTCGACCTGATATGGAAATTcccgaggaggagcggggTGAAACACCGGCGGGCATGAAGTATCCTCTCTATCCGCACCAACAGCTTGCCCTGAAGTGGATGGCGGAGATGGAGACAGGGTCAAACAAAGGCGGTATCCTGGCCGATGATATGGGTCTTGGTAAAACGGTCTCGACCCTGGCGTTGATGATTTCCAGGCCCTCTGAGGACCGGGCAGTGAGG ACTAATTTGATCATTGGACCTGTTGCCCTTATCAAACAATGGGAAAACGAGGTCAAGAACAAGCTGAGGGGTACTCATAAGATGAGTGTttacctcctccaccagaagaagaagatacCATTCACTGAGCTCATAAATTACGACGTGGTGCTCACAACGTATGGTTCAATCGCCTCGGAATGGCGCCAGTACGAAAAGCACGTGCAACAACGCAACGCGGCTGCGTTGTATTCGGAGAGAGACGACGGCGAGCTTGCCAAAAAGTGCCCCTTGCTTCACCCTAAGAGCACCTTTTaccgcatcatcatcgacgaaGCCCAGTGTATCAAAAACAAGGACACCCAAGGCTCAAAGGGCGTGCACAAGATCAATGCCACCTACCGCTGGTGCCTTACTGGCACGCCCATGATGAACAACGTCTCAGAGCTCTATCCACTCATCCGGTTTTTGAGGATTAAGCCCTTTTGGGAACATAGGCACTTCCAAACGGCGTTTAAATGCCTCGGCCCCCGGAATAATGGTAACAACGAGTATGCTCGCAAGCAGGCCATGGACAAACTCCGGACCGTTCTCAAGGCCATCATGCTGAGGCGCATGAAAACCTCGCAGATAGATGGCAAGCCCATCTTGACTCTACCCCCCAAGACCGAGAGATCCGAGTTTGTAGAGTTCTCAGTGGATGAGACACAATTTTACAAAGACCTTGAAGAGAGGTCGCAGGTTGTCTTCAACAAATACCTCCGTGCCGGTACTGTTGGTCGCAACTACTCCAATATTCTTGTTCTTCTGCTGCGGCTTCGCCAAGCATGCTGCCACCCTCACTTGATTGATTTCGAGTGCGTCGGCAGCGCAACCACCGCTGACGAGACCATGGATGATTTGGCCAGGAAGCTTGATGCTGCAGTCATCCAGCGTATCAAGGACATCGAATCTTTTGAGTGTCCTATCTGTTATGACGGCGTCGAGGATCCAGTCCTAGCTATACCCTGCGGCCATGACACCTGCTCAGAGTGCTTCACTTCGCTGACAGACAACGCGGCCAGGAACAATGTTCTTACAGGTAACGAGAACGCCAGTGCTAAGTGTCCGCAATGCCGCGGCCCCGTTGATGCTTCAAAGGTGATCAAGTACACGACCTTTCGAAAGATTCATATGCCGGAAACTCTTCCTAAGgaagaggtcaaggaggaggagctgccaGAGATTTCAGACTGGTCTGGCTCGTCAGAAGATGAGAATTCTGACAATGATTCTGTCGGCAGTTTGAATGACTTCATCGTGGAAGACGATGATTCAGATGAACTCAGTGAGGGTGAAGCTGCAGCCCaggcgatgaagatggcggaaGCCAAGGCGGAAGCGAAGGCGAGAAAGGAAGCGAGACGGGCGGAAAAGAAGACCACGAAGGCGTCCAAGAAAGGCAAGGAGAAGAGCAAACTGAGCAAGGGGAAGAGCAAGGTTGAGCCGGTCAACCCAAGTCAGCTGCGGACACTCCGCCTTGAGGCTGGCAGAAACAAGGAGGCCCGTCGGAGATATATGCACTACCTCCGCGATAATTGGGAGGACTCGGCGAAGGTCACCCAAGTCATTGAGCTTCTGAAGACGATCCAGGAAACCAATGAGAAGACCATTATTTTCTCTCAGTGGACCTCCCTGCTGGACTTGATCGAATGCCAGATCAAGTACAGCCTCAAGCTGCGTCACTGCCGGTACACTGGCGACATGTCGCGCACCCACCGCGACGAAGCGGTTCAAGACTTTGTAGAGAACCCCGAAAACAAGGTCATGCTGGTGTCCCTCCGCGCCGGTAACGCGGGACTGAACCTGACGTGCGCTTCGCGCGTCATCATTTGCGATCCCTTCTGGAATCCATTTATCGAGATGCAGGCTGTCGACCGCGCCCACCGTATTGGGCAGCAAAAGGAGGTGCAGGTCCACCGAATTCTGGTCAAGGAAACGGTCGAGGACCGCATCATGGATTtgcaagagaagaagagggagctggtggagagcGCTCTGGATGAAGACAAGAGCAAGCAGCTGGGCAGACTGGGCGTTCAGGAGCTGGCTTACATCTTCAATGGCGGCGCGAGACCCCCTCAATAG
- the EGD2 gene encoding GAL4 enhancer protein (COG:U; EggNog:ENOG503NYAS), with the protein MANPRVEELPEEETKKTQVEELDDSSDDSDVEAGDASLPAGSTTMVHSRNEKKARKAIEKLHLTRVPGITRVTLRRPKNILFVINNPEVYKSPNSNTYIVFGEAKIEDLNASAQAAAAQQLASQSAEHDHAGHDHSHEGHSHAAKEEEEDDGEEVDAEGIEDKDIELVMTQANVSRKKAIKALKENDNDIVNSIMALSV; encoded by the exons ATGGCCAACCCCCGTGTCGAGGAACTCCCCGAGgaggagaccaagaagaccCAAGTCGAGGAGCTCGATGACTCCAGCGACGACTCCGATGTTGAGGCCGGCGATGCCAGCCTCCCCGCCGGCTCGACCACCATGGTCCACTCGCGcaacgagaagaaggctcGCAAGGCCATCGAGAAGCTGCACCTCACCCGCGTCCCCGGTATCACCCGTGTGACTCTCCGCCGCCCCAAGAAC ATTCTCTTCGtgatcaacaaccccgaGGTTTACAAgtcccccaacagcaacacctaCAT TGTGTTCGGTGAGGCCAAGATTGAAGACCTCAACGCCAGCGCTCaggccgccgctgcccagCAGCTCGCCAGCCAGTCCGCTGAGCACGACCACGCCGGCCACGACCACTCCCACGAGGGCCACTCCCAcgccgccaaggaggaggaggaggatgacggcgaggaggtcgacgCCGAGGGCATTGAGGACAAGGACATCGAGCTTGTCATGACCCAGGCCAACGTCTCCAGAAAGAAGGCCATCAAGGCACTGAAAGAGAACGACAACGACATAGTCAACTCGATCATGGCATTGAGTGTCTAG
- the ATP7 gene encoding ATP synthase d subunit (EggNog:ENOG503P34B; COG:C) — MAARSAALKVDWAKITTSLGLRGQTVAGLQAFKKRNDDVRRKVQQLSELPTTVDFAHYRSVLKNQAVVDEIEKRFTAFKPATYDVSRQLKAIDVFEAEAVKNAEATKQKVDLELKDLEKTLANIESARPFEELTVDEVAAAEPSIDEKTAKLVSKGRWSVPGYKEKFGDLSVL, encoded by the exons ATGGCCGCA CGCAGCGCAGCTCTCAAGGTCGACTGGGCCAAGATCACCACCTCGCTCGGCCTGCGCGGCCAGACGGTCGCCGGCCTCCAGGCCTTCAAGAAGCGCAACGACGACGTCCGCCGCAAGGTCCAGCAGCTTTCCGAgctccccaccaccgtcgaCTTTGCCCACTACCGCTCCGTCCTCAAGAACCAGGCCGTCGTCGACGAGATCGAGAAGCGCTTCACGGCCTTCAAGCCCGCCACCTATGACGTCTCCCGCCAGCTCAAGGCGATCGATGTgttcgaggccgaggccgtcAAGAATGCTGAGGCGACCAAGCAGAAGGTCGACTTAGAGCTGAAGGACCTGGAGAAGACGCTGGCCAACATTGAGAGCGCCAGGCCGTTTGAGGAGCTTactgttgatgaggttgctgctgctgagccgAGCATTGATGAGAAGACTGCCAAGTTGGTCAGCAAGGGCCGCTGGTCTGTGCCTGGGTACAAG GAGAAATTCGGCGATCTTTCCGTCCTTTAA
- a CDS encoding uncharacterized protein (COG:U; BUSCO:EOG09261G4Z; EggNog:ENOG503NTVU), whose amino-acid sequence MRPLQPLNITNVGARDQQTFLSPSDYDADAISIRSDQDTDSEDDERQMRARNSRELRAHDRLVLMEEEELGQLVTETRRKKERERRGSGLPLPIPNPLTLFSRRLSDASRSRSASPSFHSAESVDGNDGGERRSKRKARRKAKKDRLLAEAQHGEDGELMYEMEEGGVKSGSDTGESSDRDDSDEVDRKNLLHMGAVKAKRRRNCCCWGLLYALIIVGFGILVLVAWKLSIEKKATAQTAAKLVSNGTALFAPTTIIISLDGFRADFVDRGLTPRLNAFVKEGVSPRYMLPSFPSVTFPNHYTLVTGLYPEAHGVVGNSFWDPDLKEEFYYTDPKRSLDPKWWKGEPFWVTAQKQGLKTAIHMWPGSEAHILNTNPTYMDKYNGKEKLSKKVDRVLEFLDMPDDERPQVIAAYIPNVDAVGHTFGPNSTEIQLTIGKVDKMLDHIFKGLEERRLTNIVNVIVVSDHGMATTDITRVVQLEDLVDVSKIEHTDGWPLVGLRPKNPNDLQEIHAQLVERTKANSNLDVYLRDMDMPERWHFSRNDRIAPLWIVPKTGWALVKMEEMNLKEAQAKGTVYAPRGLHGYDNEHPLMRALFVARGPAFPHQPNSEVEVFQNINVYNMLCDSVGITPAPNNGTLRLPLKPIGLHSDHEFDSPAESSTQTRVLSSSTSAKPVMVNPVTASAPLVAPTATVTKTVEKTIEVDKPTAQPSSDPSGDDEGDDGKSPLDKVGDSVKGFWDWFSGKVSHWWDKVSNGGDGESEKPPEHPNE is encoded by the exons ATGCGTCCCCTCCAGCCGCTGAACATAACGAATGTGGGCGCCCGAGACCAACAGACGTTTCTGTCGCCGTCCGATTACGACGCCGATGCGATTTCGATCCGCAGCGATCAGGACACGGATagtgaggatgacgagaggCAGATGCGAGCGAGGAACAGTCGCGAGTTGAGGGCGCACGACaggctggtgctgatggaggaggaggagcttggccAGTTGGTGACTGAGACacggaggaagaaggagagggagaggaggggttcTGGATTGCCGTTGCCGATACCGAATCCGTTGACGTTGTTTTCGAGGAGGCTGAGCGATGCTTCGAGATCGAGGTCGGCGAGTCCGTCATTTCACTCGGCTGAGTCGGTTGATGGGAatgatgggggggagaggaggtcgaagagaaaagcaaggaggaaggcgaagaaggaccGGTTGCTGGCTGAGGCGCAAcatggtgaggatggggagttgaTGTATGAaatggaagaggggggggtgaagagTGGGAGCGATACTGGGGAAAGCAGTGATCGGGATGACAGCGATGAGGTGGACAGGAAGAATCTCTTGCACATGGGTGCTGTGAAAgcgaagagaaggaggaactgttgttgctggggcCTACTTTATGCACTCATAATTGTTGGCTTTGGGATTCTGGTTTTGGTGGCTTGGAAGTTGTCAATTGAGAAGAAGGCAACGGCACAAACCGCAGCGAAACTTGTCAGCAACGGCACGGCTCTGTTCGCTCCTACGACCATTATCATCAGTTTAGACGGATTTCGCGCCGATTTTGTTGACAGGGGTTTGACACCGAGGCTCAATGCCTTTGTCAAAGAGGGTGTATCACCACGCTATATGCTGCCGTCTTTTCCCAGCGTCACCTTTCCTAATCATTACACCTTGGTCACTGGGCTGTACCCTGAGGCTCATGGGGTGGTTGGCAACTCCTTCTGGGATCCCGATCTCAAAGAGGAATTCTACTACACTGATCCTAAAAGAAGCCTGGATCCAAAATGGTGGAAGGGTGAGCCGTTCTGGGTGACAGCTCAGAAGCAAGGCCTCAAGACTGCGATACATATGTGGCCTGGGAGCGAAGCTCACATTCTCAACACGAACCCTACCTACATGGACAAGTACAACGGAAAGGAGAAGCTGTCCAAGAAAGTCGACCGGGTTCTTGAGTTCCTGGATATGCCGGATGATGAGCGCCCACAAGTGATCGCGGCGTACATTCCTAATGTTGATGCGGTTGGGCACACATTTGGTCCCAACAGTACCGAAATTCAGCTTACAATTGGCAAGGTCGACAAGATGCTAGACCACATCTTTAAGGGGCTGGAGGAACGACGCTTGACAAATATTGTCAATGTCATTGTCGTTTCTGACCATGGCATGGCAACCACCGATATAACACGCGTTGTGCAATTGGAGGATCTTGTCGATGTCAGCAAGATCGAACACACCGACGGATGGCCGCTGGTTGGTTTGAGACCGAAGAATCCCAATGATCTTCAGGAGATTCACGCACAGTTGGTTGAGAGGACCAAGGCGAACTCGAATCTCGACGTGTACCTCAGGGATATGGACATGCCTGAGAGATGGCATTTCTCCCGGAATGACCGCATTGCTCCTTTATGGATCGTGCCCAAGACTGGGTGGGCGCTtgtgaagatggaggagatgaatCTGAAAGAAGCACAAGCGAAGGGTACTGTCTATGCGCCACGCGGCCTACACGGGTACGATAACGAACACCCTCTAATGAGGGCGTTGTTTGTCGCCCGGGGCCCTGCTTTCCCTCACCAGCCAAAtagtgaggttgaggttttTC AAAACATCAATGTCTATAACATGCTCTGTGATTCAGTTGGGATCACCCCTGCGCCAAACAACGGCACCCTTAGGCTTCCTCTGAAGCCGATTGGTCTGCACAGCGATCACGAATTTGATTCGCCTGCTGAGTCGAGCACCCAAACGCGTGTGTTGTCAAGTTCAACATCGGCGAAGCCTGTCATGGTCAACCCAGTCACAGCCAGTGCTCCTTTGGTTgctccaacagcaacagtgACAAAGACGGTTGAGAAAACTATCGAGGTTGACAAGCCGACAGCGCAGCCCTCTTCGGATCCCTCAGGCGATgacgagggcgatgatggcaagTCCCCTCTGGACAAAGTAGGTGACTCGGTCAAAGGGTTTTGGGACTGGTTTTCTGGAAAGGTCTCGCATTGGTGGGACAAAGTCTCCaacggcggtgatggcgagAGTGAGAAGCCTCCCGAACACCCCAACGAGTAA
- a CDS encoding uncharacterized protein (EggNog:ENOG503PHH9), with protein sequence MFCGLPHHHHTSHRALRSFRSHNRLRSEAASHSIMHFRHHHSQPSSASSLARSSMESSSSSVSRPSTSGGKSELSVDWDPLRLHPPLACAPVPHLPEETSSRRYQPHELRQARSMHNLRAQQHNNHTSRHNHQASTATVIYGGFDFGFDNSRSHQASARRPPSPTPSTASDASSLDGIRDAEEWGDNFIVTPLPAPRRRPHPQHTPGQPAALSEADNFIKRGGWKRRGIVFVSDTPALAPEEETWEI encoded by the coding sequence ATGTTCTGTggccttcctcaccaccaccacaccagtCATCGAGCCCTCCGCAGTTTCCGGAGTCACAACCGTCTTAGAAGCGAAGCTGCCTCACATTCAATCATGCACTtccgtcaccaccacagccagccAAGCAGTGCCAGCTCGCTGGCCAGATCCTCCATGgagtcctcatcatcttcagtATCACGACCTTCAACGAGCGGGGGAAAATCAGAACTTTCAGTCGACTGGGACCCGCTCCGTCTTCACCCACCTCTTGCCTGCGCCCCGGTTCCACATCTTCCCGAGGAGACGTCCAGCAGACGATATCAACCCCACGAGCTAAGGCAAGCTCGATCTATGCACAATCTCCGAgcccaacaacacaacaaccacacatcccggcacaaccaccaagcctcaacagcaactgTTATCTATGGGGGATTTGACTTTGGGTTCGACAATAGTAGAAGCCATCAGGCCTCGGCCAGAagaccaccctcaccaacgccaAGCACTGCTTCGGATGCCTCATCACTGGACGGCATTCGGGATGCCGAGGAGTGGGGCGATAACTTCATCGTTACGCCCCTCCCGGCCCCGCGCCGTCGcccccaccctcaacacACCCCCGGACAACCGGCCGCCCTGTCCGAGGCCGACAATTTTATCAAGAGGGGCGGCTGGAAAAGACGAGGAATCGTCTTTGTAA
- the COX16 gene encoding Cytochrome oxidase assembly (EggNog:ENOG503P471; COG:S) has protein sequence MSFGSKKFRGSAESNTFGARYRAMMAKRPFLLFGLPFLTVIIGGSFVLTPATAIRYERHDRKVRTMTRDEELGIGQQRRKVDMKEEYYRLAAKDLDDWEQKRVKRFKGESDGIL, from the exons ATGTCCTTCGGCTCCAAAAAGTTCCGCGGCTCCGCCGAATCCAACACCTTCGGCGCCCGCTACCGCGCCATGATGGCCAAGcgccccttcctcctcttcggcctcCCCTTTTTGACAGTCATCATCGGCGGCTCCTTCGTCCTCACGCCCGCCACCGCGATCCGGTACGAGCGCCACGACCGCAAGGTCAGGACCATGACGCGGGATGAAGAGCTGGGTATCGggcagcagaggaggaaggtggacATGAAGGAGGAGTACTAC AGATTGGCAGCGAAGGATCTCGACGATTGGGAGCAGAAGCGCGTCAAGAGGTTCAAGGGGGAGAGTGATGGTATTTTGTGA